CAGCGGCATAAATACCGTCGACGCTTGAGCACATGTTGTCATCAACCTGAATGCCTCTGTTCACAGCAAGCCCTGCATCTTTTGCAAGGTCAAGACTTGGAACAACACCAATGGCAACAACTACAGCTTCACAAGCTAGCTTCTGCCCATTGGCAAGACGTACACCGATAACTTCACCCTGCTCTGTTCGCAGAATTTCTTCTACGGTAGTACCGCAGCAGATAGTTATACCTTTGTCTTCGAGCTGCTGTGCCACAAGGTTACCTGCAACATCATCGAACGCGGCAGAAAGTACGCGACTTCCGAGTTCAACAATAGCAGTGGAAAGACCATTGTAACGCAAAGCTTCTGCGGCTTTAAGACCGATAAGACCACCGCCGATAACAACTACTCTGTGAATCTTTTTGGAAAGATCAAGCAGCATGTGCGCGTGGTTCAACGTAGTAAAGTTAAAGACCCCTCTTCCTTCAATGCCTTTAATTGGCGGCATGAAGGGAACACCACCTGTTACCAGAAGAAGCTTTTCGTAAGTTATCACTTCACCGGCTTCAGTAGTAATGGTCTTTGCTGCCTTATCAACAGCAGCTACGCGAGTATTGAGCTTAACTTCAACATTATTCTTTTCGTAAAATTCATCTGGTCGCAGATTTACTCTGTCGAGTCCGATTTTTCCTGCAAGAAAATATGAAATAAGCGGACGTCCATATGTAGGAGTATCTTCTTCACTGACGACAAGAATCGGGGTATTTTTATCAACCTTACGAATTCCTTCGATAGCTCCGACAGATGCTACACCGTTCCCTATTATGACATACGACATGGAGAGCTCCTGCTATCAGCGAGATTCGTATACCAGTGCGCCGTTCGGACACGCTTCCACACATGCTGGAATATCGCGTCCTTCGCACAGGTCACATTTGATAATCTTACCCTTAGTTTCATTGCGGCGCACAGCACCGTAAGGGCATGCCATGAGACATGACCAGCAGCCCACACACTGTTCTTCATTATAACATGTGCGACCTGTTTCCTGATCCTTGTACAGTGCACCTGAAATACAGGCGGACACACAAGATGGGTTCTCACAGTGGCGACAACTGAGTGCTACAGAAATCTGTCCTTTATCATACACTGCTTTGCAAGGCTGCAACCCTGTGGCTACTTCTTCTTTAGCAGCAATAACAACATCATG
The nucleotide sequence above comes from Halodesulfovibrio sp.. Encoded proteins:
- a CDS encoding 4Fe-4S dicluster domain-containing protein, with translation MRRVYPNKDVCIGCHICEVACLTAHSASHDVVIAAKEEVATGLQPCKAVYDKGQISVALSCRHCENPSCVSACISGALYKDQETGRTCYNEEQCVGCWSCLMACPYGAVRRNETKGKIIKCDLCEGRDIPACVEACPNGALVYESR
- a CDS encoding FAD-dependent oxidoreductase translates to MSYVIIGNGVASVGAIEGIRKVDKNTPILVVSEEDTPTYGRPLISYFLAGKIGLDRVNLRPDEFYEKNNVEVKLNTRVAAVDKAAKTITTEAGEVITYEKLLLVTGGVPFMPPIKGIEGRGVFNFTTLNHAHMLLDLSKKIHRVVVIGGGLIGLKAAEALRYNGLSTAIVELGSRVLSAAFDDVAGNLVAQQLEDKGITICCGTTVEEILRTEQGEVIGVRLANGQKLACEAVVVAIGVVPSLDLAKDAGLAVNRGIQVDDNMCSSVDGIYAAGDVAEAPDMIAQEARVTPIWPNAFSQGYHAGLNMASDDASPHPGGLPMNAISFYGLPTASLGHVNPSKDEDCEVFTHLDEENGVYRKLIFRNEKLIGYVLVGEVDFAGLYTGFVRFALDITPDVKEELIAGQPSALLWPEEEFDTKWTLAAE